In Coriobacteriia bacterium, the sequence CCGCAGCCCGCATACCAGACGCCGCCTGCGCCTGCCCGGCCCCCCGCGCCACCGGTACCACCGCTCGCGCCACCCGCCCCGCCGTACGCGAGCGAGCAGGCCGAGCCGTTCGGCGAGCAGCCGCTCCCGGTGTGCGACTACACCACCGAGAGCGACGAGCCGTGTGAGGAACCGGCGCAGGAAAAGCGCTGGGCGGGTGCGTCCGTCGTCATCGCGGCAGCGCTTGGCGCGATCGTGGGCGGCGTGTTCGTCGCGGGCACGCTCGTGTGGGTCGTCGGCATGCTGCCGGGGATGCGTTCCCCGCTGGCAGCGCGTACGACCTCCGCTTCGACGGTGCAGTCGGTCACGATCTCGCCCTCGGCAATCGGCACAGGCACCGCCGAGGTGGTTGCAACCAAGGTCGTGCCATCGGTCGTCAACATCAAGCTGCGCCAGCAGGTCACGAACCCGTACACAGGCGCCGTCTCCACCCGCAGTGCCGGCAACGGGTCGGGCGTGATCATCCGTTCCGACGGTTACGTGCTCACCAACAACCACGTCATCGAGGGCGCGGATGATGTGCTCGTAACGGTTGGTCTCGAAGACAAGCCGGCGAAGGTCATCGGCATCGATCCTTCGACCGACCTCGCCGTGCTCAAGATCGAGGGCACCGACTACCCCGCGATTGAGATGGGCTCATCGAAAGACCTGCGCGTGGGGCAGTTCGTGATGGCGGTCGGCAGCCCCTTCGGGCTGGAAAAGACCGTGACCAGCGGCATCATCTCGGCACTTCAGCGTTCCGAGCAGGTCCAGGCCGGCTACAACGACCTGACCACCTACACCAATCTCATCCAGACCGACGCCGCGATCAACCCCGGCAACTCCGGCGGCGCGCTCGTCGACGAGCTCGGCCGGCTGGTGGGCGTCAACACGCTTATCCAGTCGCCATCGGGTGGTGTCGGCGCGGCGCAGTCCGCCGGTATCGGCTTCGCGATCCCGGCCGATTTCGCCGCAAGCATCGCCGAGCAGCTCATCTCGACCGGCAAGGCGAGTCATCCCTACATGGGCGTGACGACGCAGACCATCGACGAGCGGATCGCCGAGCAGTACCAGCTCCCGGTGAAGAACGGAGCGATCGTTGCGTTCGTGCAGCCCGATGGCCCCGCCGATAAGGCCGGCGTCGCGGCGGGGGATATCATCACGAGCATCGGCGACACACAGATTGGCAGCGTCGCCGACACCTTCGCGGCGATCCGTGCGCATAAGATCGGGGACACGGTCACCGTCGAAGCGATGCGAGACGAGACCGCACGCACGTTCCAGGTGACGCTTGGCTCCGACGCGGCCCCGCAGTGAAGATCACACTCGTCGCCGTCGGGCGTCTCAAGGAGCGGTTCTGGAAGGATGCCGCCGATGAGTATCTCAAGCGGCTGACACCCTATGCGTCGGTCAACGTCGTCGAGATCGCGGACCGCGACTCCGGCCGTGACGCTTCGCGCGCGCTGTCCGAGGAGGGCGCCGATATCCTGCGTGCGATTCCCGAGAGCGCCCACGTGATCGCGCTGGATGTGAGCGGAGCGTCGATTTCGAGCGAGGGGTTCTCGGCGAAGCTCGACAAGCTCGCACTCGATGGCCGCAGTAGCGTGGCGTTCGTGATCGGAGGTTCTGTGGGACTCGATGCGCCCGTGATCGCTCGCGCTGATGAGCGGCTCTCGCTTGGCGCGATGACGCTGCCACACAACCTCGCGCGCATCGTGCTCCTCGAGCAGATCTACCGCGCATTCCGCATCAGCCGAAACGAGCCGTACCACAAGTAGCGGGGGTCGCGAGCTCTACTCGCGCCACATCTCCGGATGCATCATCGCATCGGCGCACACGACGTTTCCCCGTACCGTTCCGAGCAGACCCGGACGAGTCTCGAGCACCATCCATGCGGCTTCGACCGCAGGGTCGATGGGGTAGGGGGCTCTCAGGCCGAGCTTGAGCGCCGGCGCGAAGCCGAATCGTGGGTAGTAGTCGATGTGCCCGAGCACGAACACGAGCTCGATTCCGCGCTCGGTAGCCGCAGCGATGCCCGCCCGGGCCAACGCACCTCCCACACCGGTGCCTTGCGCCGCCGGGGCGACGGCAAGCGGTGCGAGCACCGTCGCTTCGACGCCCGCACCCGAGCCGTCGATCCGCGCTCGCGTGAACATCACGTGTCCGACGATTTCCCCGTTGTTTTCGGCGACGAGGTTGATGATCGGTGCCGCGCTCGGGTCGCCAAGCAGATCGACGACGAGCTTCGCCTCGGAGTCGCCAGCGAAGGCAGCGCGCTCGACTGCGAGCAGGCCTTCGATGTCGGCGTCTGTCGCATGTCTGATGAGCACGGTTCCTCCGCTCGCTACGCCGGGTGTCATAGGGAGTCTACCCACCTCAGGCGATGCGCGTCGTGTCGCCCTGTGCCGCGGCGTGGTGGCGCTTTGCCCGCGTGCTCGCGCTTCGGGTATCCTTGCTGGTCAAACCGCACCACAGCCGAGAAGGACCTTGCCGCCGTGAAAGCCGCCATCTCCACGCTCGTCGCTTCTGCAGTCCAAGCCGCTATCGCTGCCGGCGAACTTCCGCTCGCCGAGGCACCCGAGCCCGCACTCGAGCGCCCGCGCGACGTCGCCAACGGCGACTGGGCGACCACGGTCGCGATGCGCTGCGCCAAGCAGGCCGGGATGAACCCACGCCAGATCGCCGAGATCGTCGTCGGCCACATGGCAGGCCACCCGGACATCGATGCGCTCGAGATCGCGGGACCCGGCTTCATCAACATCCGACTCTCGCCTCACGCCCTGCAGCGCGTGCTCGTCGAAGCGCGCACGCAGGCGACCGACTTCGGGCGTAGCGACGCCGGCGCGGGCCGCAAGGTCCAGGTCGAGTTCGTCTCGGCGAACCCTGTAGGCCCGATGCACGTGGGTCACGGTCGATGGGCGGCGCTCGGCGACAGCATGGCGCGCGTACTGGAGCATGCGGGATGGAAGGCCGAGCGCGAGTTCTACATCAACGACGCTGGCGTGCAGATGGACATCTTCGCCAAGTCGGTGTCGGCACGCTACCTCGAACTGTGCGGCGATACTGTCGTCTTCGAAGACGACTGGTATCAGGGCGCCTACATCATGGAGATCGCTCGCGAGATCTTCGAGGCCGAGGGCCCGAAGTGGCGCGAGTCCGCCCCCGAGCAGCGCGAGGCGCACTTCAAGGAGCAGGCCTACGTCGCCGTCCTCGAGCACCTCAAACACGTGCTGCACGGCATGGGCGTCGACTTCGACGTGTGGTTCTCGGAGCGCACGCTGCACGAGACGGGCGCCGGCGGAGATACCGCGATCGTTCGCGCGATCGGCGCGCTGCGTACCGCCGGCTACATCTATGACCACGAGGGTGCCGTGTGGTTCCGTTCCACGGACTTCGGTGACGACAAGGACCGCGTGCTCGTGAAGGCGGATGGCGACTACACGTACTTCGCCGCAGACATCGCGTATCACAAGAACAAGTTCGACCGCGGCTTCGACCGTGTCATCAACATCTGGGGTGCGGATCACCACGGCTACGTCGTTCGGATGAAGGCGGCGTGCTCGGCGCTGGGACACGACGGCCAGCTCGACGTGGTCATCGGCCAGCTCGTGAACTTGTACCGCAACGGCGAGGCCGTCCGCATGAGCAAGCGCACCGGCGAGATGGTGACGTTTGAGGAGCTGCTCGAGGAGGTCGGGGCCGACGCTGCGCGCTACTGGTTCCTGCGCCGTTCCACCGACCAGCAGGTCGACTTCGATATCGAGCTTGCGCGCACCCAGTCCGCCGATAACCCGGTCTTCTACGTGCAGTACGCGCACGCGCGCATCTGCTCGATCCTGCGCAAGGCCGCCGGCGACGAGATCGCCGAGCGCCACGCGACCATCGCCGCGCTCGCGGCTGAGTTCGTGCGCGGAGACGCGGATCTGTCGCTGCTCACCGAGGAAGCGGAGCTCTCACTCATGCGCAAGCTCTCGGAGTTCGCAGAGATCGTCGAGGGCGCAGCGCGCGACCTGGCGCCGCATCGCCTCACGCACTATGCCGAGGACCTCGCAGCGGCGTTCCACCAGTTCTACACGCTGTGCCGCGTCATGACCGACGACGCCGAGCTCACAGCCGCGCGTCTGTACGCGATCGATGCACTGCGCAACACGCTTGAGACCGTGCTCGGGTTGCTCGGCGTGAGCGCCCCCGAGCGGATGTAGGGTACGGCTACGCTCAGCGACGCTGTTAGGCGTCCGGCTTGAAGTCGACGATCTGCACGAGCCGGTCGGCTGCAGCGTGCGCGAGGGCGCGGTCTGCGGTCACCAGTCCGGCGTCGAGCCGATGGGCGAGTGCCAGATACGCTGCGTCGTAGACGGTGAGCGAATGGCTACTTGCGAGAGCCACGGCCTCGAATGACAGGGCCTCGTCAATGTCGTGCCACTCCACCGCGAACGCTTCCAGGTCGTGCGCCGCAGTGAGAATCTCAGGCGTTGGCGCTCTACGGGAGACCAGGGCGTTCATGATCTCGAGGCGCATGTGCGAGGGAGCGTGCAGCATGATCTGTCCGGCCCCGTTCAACTCGAGCAGCCGGAGCGCATGTTCGACGTTGTGCTCGTGCTCGGCGAGGAACCACTTCACGCCGATGGATGCGTCGACGACGATGCACTGCGCCGCGCCGATCACGTGAAGTCCTCCGGCCGTTGAAGGCGACCGCGATCCGTATCTCGATCGCGGCGGATGATCTCCTCAACAGGCGGCCCGGGGGGCACCTTCTTCGCGATCTCTCGGGCGGAGGCCATCGCTGTGCGAACGCGTGTCTCTCGCTCACGTGCAGCGCGCTGGGCGTGCGCTTCGGCCACGTAGCGCTCGGTCGCCTCGGCGACGATGCCACTTCGTGAGCGGTTGAATTCGTGCGCCAGAGCATCGACGGCTGCGAGGAGCCCGTCGGGGAGTGAGACGTTCACCTTGCCCATGCGTTTCTCCCTCGGTGGTAGTGCCGCTCGGTAGTGCCTCTCGGGAGCATAGCACGCCAACGACACTATCGGTACCATGCGAGGACACATCACGAGCTTGGGAGAACACGATGGGAAAGCCATCCGCACCGCGCCCGCCTGCGGTAGCCGATATGAAGACCGCCGCCGACCTCGCATCGGTTCTGCCGATCACCGCCGAGGTCAAGGACGGCCACCTGTGGATCGGCGGCGTCGACACCGTCGAGCTCGCCCGTGAGGTCGGGACCGCCGTCTACGTCATGGATGAGGCGACGATCCGCCAGCAGCTGCGCGACTACGTGCAGTGGACGCGTTTCCACTGGAAAGATGTCGACGTCGTCTACGCCGGCAAGGCGTTCATGTCGCTTGCGATGGTCAAGCTCGTCGCCGAGGAGGACTGCTGCCTCGACGTCTCGAGCGGGGGAGAGCTCGCCTTCGCGCGTCGCGCGGGCTTCCCGATGGAGCGCATCTACGTGCACGGCAACAACAAGACCCCGCTCGAGCTCGCCGAGTGTCTCGACGCCGGCGTAGGACGCATCGTCGTCGACAGCTTCGAGGAGATGGATCGCCTCAGCGCGCTCGCAGCCGAGCGCGGCGTCTCGCAGAAGATCCTGCTGCGGGTCACCCCGGGCGTCGAGGCGGACACGCACGACTTCATCATGACCGGCGCCGAGGACTCGAAGTTCGGCTTCGGTCGCAATCAGGGCCTCGCCATGAAGGCGGTCAAGCGCGCCATCGAGCTGCCCGGCATCGACTTCGACGGTCTGCACATGCACATCGGCAGCCAGATCTTCGCGCTGCATAGCTTCTCCAAAGCCATCGAGGTCATCGTCGAGTTCATCGCCGAGATCAAGGCCGAGACGGGCTTCGAGGTCCGTATGCTCGATACGGGCGGTGGACTCGGTATCGCCTACGGTCTTCCCGATGAGCCCTCCACCATCAAGGACTACGGCAAGGTCGTCGTCGATGGCATCAAGGAGGAGTGCGAGAAGCACGGCCTCACGGTGCCGGCGATGGCGGTCGAGCCGGGCCGCAGCATCGTGGCCAACGCCGGCGTGACGCTCTACACCGTGGGCTCCATCAAAGAGATCCCGAACATCCGCACCTACGTCGCGGTCGACGGCGGCATGTCCGACAACATCCGCACGTCGCTGTATGACGCGCACTACGAGGCGTTCATCGCCAACAAGGCCGATGAGCCCCGTGAGATGGTTGCGACGGTGGCCGGCAAGCACTGCGAGAGCGGCGACATCGTCGTCAACGACGCGCCGCTGCAGTGCCCCGAGGTCGGCGATACGCTCGTGGTGTGCGCGACCGGCGCCTACTGCCAGTCGATGAGCAGCAACTACAACAAGCAGGTCCGCCCCGGGCGTCGTCTTCGTGAAGGACGGCGGGTGGCGCTGGGTGGTGAGGCGCGAGAGCTACGACGACCTCATGAAGTGCGAAGTCGGGTAGCGCTCGGCACCGTCACCGCGGGCCACCACGGAAACCGCGAAGCCCCGCCACCGAATCGACGGTGACGGGGCTTCTTCGTTCGAGCAACGATGTGGTGCTACTTGGGGGTGAAGTTCTTCAGCTTCGCCCCGCTACTCGCCCGCACCGCCCATATCTTGTACGCGGTGCCCTTCGTGAGCGTGAACGAGCCGGTCGAGGCGGTGCGGCGCTTCACATTTGCAGCGCCCTTGAAGACCGCCCAGCCCGCCTGACCCTTGCCGCCGGTCACCTTGATCTTGTACGTGACCGTGGTGGTGGTCGACGCGGATCGGGTGAGCGTGATCTTCACTGTCTTGCTCGTGCCATGACAACTGCTACACGCCTTCTTCTTGGCAGGGAACGCGGACGCCGTTGCAGCGAAGCCGACGACTCCCATCACCAAGACAGCAATCAGGCCAATCGTTGTGATCATTCTCTTCACGCGTCACTCCATTCACCGTGGGTCGGTCCGGGCTAGTCGCGCCCGTCGGTCTCGTGGTCGTCGTCGTGGGCCTCGATCACAACCGTGCGCGCGATCGTGCCGTTAAGCACCGTGTACATGCCAAGCGTCTTGCTCCTGTGCCCGCGTGTCTTGGCCGTGAGCTTGTAGTCGCCGTTTGCGACGTTAGCGAAGGTCACAGTCGCGCGACCGTCGCGCACTCGTCCCACCTTGCCGATAACCTTCACGCCGGTGGTCGTGCTCGTGAGCGTCACGAGCGACTTGCGCGCATTCGTCAGCTTTATGCGCATGGTCACCGTGCTGGTCGCAGTGATGGTGCCGGTCGGATTGACGCTCGGCGGGGTGACCGTCGGGTCGACGCTTGGCGGCGGCGTGACGATGGGTGCCGTCGGGCTGATGCTGATCGACTTGGCGCCCGCCATGCTCGCGGCCGTCTTGCTCACGCCCCATACCGTGTAGGTCGAGCCTACGGGCACCTGGAACGTGCCCGTCGCCGACGAGCCGTTGGCGACCATCGTGGAGCCATTCAGGACCGTCCAACCGTTCAGGGTGCCTGAGCCGCCCACGGTCACCGAGTAGGTCGCGGTCGTTCCGTTGTTCGCGGTCTGGACCGCGGTCACGGTCGTGCTCGTGGTCGATGCGTGACAGCCGGTGCACGCCGAGGTCTTGCTCGGGTAGGCCTGTGCTGTGCCGGCAAGTGCCGCAACGAGCGCGACAGCTGCCACGATCACGATTCCGATTCGTCTCTTCACCGGGTACCTCCGTCGTGTGCGGGTCGGGAACGCGGGCCACGTGGCACGGTTCCCCTCGCCCAGAAGCATCGGGCACCGCCGTGAGGCAGGCGTGAGGGTGCGCTGAGGCTTCTCTCATGCGAGCGTCAGAACCTCGGCTACAATGGGGGACGCTGCACGCCGGTGTGCGGCAACACCATTTCGGAGGGACATCACATGCGCACCATTCGCGTCGGCCTCATCGGCCTTGGCACCGTCGGCTCGGGCGTCATCGAGATCCTCAAGCGTCACCGTGCGGACTTCACCCGCCGAGCAGGCGTCGATATCGAGCTCGCCCGTTTCGCTGATCGCGAGACGTCACGCTTCGCCGAGCTGGGTCTCGACCCGGCCGCCTGCACCACCGATGCGTTCGCGCTCATCGACGACCCGTCGCTCGACGTCGTCATCGAGCTGATCGGCGGTACCGGGGTCGCGCGCGACGTGGTTCTGACCGCGCTTGGCTCGGGCAAGAGCGTCGTGACCGCCAATAAGGCGCTCATGGCCAGCTCGGGCGAGGAGGTCATGGAGGCCGCCGAGAAGAACGGCGTCGACATCGCCTTCGAAGCGAGCGTTGGCGGCGGCATCCCCATCATCGGCCCGCTCAAGCACTCGCTCACCGGCAACGAGATCACCGCCGTCATGGGTATCGTGAACGGCACCACCAACTACATGCTCACCCGCATGGCCGAGAACGACCTCGACTACGCCACGGCGCTTGCCGAGGCGCAGGCCAAGGGCTTCGCCGAGGCCGATCCCACGGCCGACGTCGACGGTCACGACGCCGCGGCAAAGATCGCTATCCTCGCGTCCATCGCGTTCAACAGCCGGGTCGTCATCGGGCAGGTCCCCGTCGAGGGCATCCGGTCTCTTGCGCCCGAGGACATCGCGTACGCGCGGGAGATGGGCTACGCGATCAAGCTCCTCGCCGTCGCGCGCCGTATGGACGATGGCATCGACGTCCGTGTGCACCCCACCATGATCCGTGACTCCCATCCGCTCGCGAGCGTCAACGGCGTGTACAACGCCATCTACGTCGTGGGCGACGCGGTGGGGGAGACGATGTTCTTCGGCGAAGGCGCCGGCTCGCTACCTGCCGCGAGTGCCGTCGTCGGCGATCTCGTCGAGGTCGCACGCCGCATCCAGGCCGGATGCGCGCCCATCGTCGGCTGCACCTGCACCGAGGAGCTCCCCGTGCGCGACATGGCGCACCTGTCGACCGAGTACTACGTGCGTCTCAACGTTGCCGATAAGTCCGGCGTGCTCGCAGCCGTTGCGACCGTCTTCGGCCAGCACGACGTGTCGATCGGCTCAGTCATCCAGAAGCGTGCCGAGGGTGGCGTCGCGCAGATCGTCTACGTCACACACCTCGCGCGTGAGGCCGACGTTCGCGCGGCGCTCGCCGAGATCGAGGCGCTCGACGTCGTCGACTCAATCGCGTCGGTCATCCGCGTCGAGGACCTGTAGCGTGGGCGCTGCTGTACTGGTTCCCGCGACCAGCGCCAACCTCGGTCCGGGCTTCGACAGCTTCGGACTCGCGCTCGATCTGCACAACCGCTTCGAGGCTGAGCTGGCCGACGAGTGGAGCGTGCAGGTCGAAGGCGAGGGGGCGGGCCACCTGCGCACCGACGCGGGCAACCGCGTCGCGAGCGCGATGGCGCGTGCGTTCGAGGCGCTCGGGCGGCCGGGCCTTCGCGCGCACATCGGATGCGTGAACAATATCCCTCTCGGCAACGGGCTCGGTTCGTCGTCCTCGGCGATCGTCGGCGGCATTCTGCTCGCCGAGCAACTGCTGGGCGAAGACCTCGGCGAGACGGCGCGGCTCGAACTCGCGGCATCGATCGAGGGCCATCCCGATAATGTCGCCGCTGCGCTACGGGGCGGATTCACCGTGTGCTGGAACGACGCAGCGGGCTCGGTCCGCACAGCGCGCTTCCAGCCGGCGCGCGGGTTGGCGACGGTGGTCGTGGTCGCGAACGGTGAGCTGTCCACCAAGACCGCGCGCGCGATGCTGCCCGAGGCTGTGCCGCACGCCGATGCGGCGTTCAATGTCGCGCACGCTGGCCTGCTCGCGGCTTCGATCGCGACCGGTCGGCCCGAGCTCCTCGGCGCTGCGCTAGCGGATCGCCTCCACGAGCCGTACCGCGCGTCGGCGGTTGCCGATCTGAAGCAGGTGCATGACATCCTGCGTGAAGCGGGCGCCGCCGGCGTCGCGCTCTCCGGGGCCGGCCCCACGATGATCGGCCTCGTGGCGGGCGACACCGACGAGGCGGCGCATGCGCTTGCCGTGGAAGTCGCTGAGCGCGCTGCCGATGGCGTTCGCGCACTCGGTTCGCGTCGCGCGCCCGCTGCACTGAGAATCGACCGGGCGGGAGCCCGACTGCTCTGACCCGCGCCACTCCTACGGAGGACCAGATGTCCGACCCCACCGCACCGCAGCAGCCCGAATACCAGCAGCCCCCTGCACGGCCCGCATACGAGCAGGCCGCACCGCAGTACGCGCCCGCGTACGCGGCGCCGTACATGCCGCAGCCGCAGCCGGAGCGCAAGCGCCACGGCTGGATATGGGCGCTTGTCGTGCTGGCCATCGTGGCGATGATTCTCGGTAGCTGCGTATGGTCGATCGTGTATTTCGGGGGCACCTCGGACACAAAGCTCACCACGGGCGAAACCGTAGCCGTCATTCCGATCGACAGCGTGATCGCAGGTGGCGGGGCCGCAGGCTACATCACGCCGGAGTACTTCCTCGAGCAGATCGAGAAGGCCGAGGACGATGACAACGTCAAAGCGATCGTGCTGCGCGTCGATTCGCCCGGTGGCACCGTCGCCGCAAGCGAGGAGATCGCAACGTACGTGAAGGAATGTCCCAAGCCCGTCGTGGTCTCGATCGGAGACGTGGGAGCGTCGGGTGCCTACATGATCTCCTCGCAGGCCAAGCGAATCTTCGCGCTGCCGGGCTCGGCGGTAGGGAGCATCGGCGTCATCACGGAGATCCCCAACGTCTCGGGTCTGCTCGACAAGGTAGGCGTCGACTTCACGGTCGTTACCGCAGGCAAGAACAAGGACACCGGCAGCCCCTATCGGCCGCTGACGAAAGAAGAGAAGGCGCTCATCCAAGGTTCGGTCAACCAGGTCTACGAGCAGTTCATCGACATCGTCGCCGAGGGGCGCGGCCTGGAGCGCTCGAAGGTCGAAGTTCTCGCCACGGGATGGGCGTGGAACGGGGACGAGGCGCTCAAGCTCGGGCTGGTCGACGAGATCGGGACCTATCGCGACGCGCTCGATGCGGCAGCGAAGCTCGGTGGCATCGAAGGCGACTACGATACGGTCACGTACGGCGCGAGCGAGATCGAGGACCTGCTCAACACGCTAACCGGCATCTCCGAGCAGCTAGGCCCCATCGGTGCGCTCGGATCGGCCGCGACCCAACGCCAGAGTCCCGCACTTGCCAAGTAGGGTCGACCGCTTGCACCCGAGCGTGGTGACTCTGGTATAGTGTCCACATCTGGCGTTTCTCGCCACACTCCTTTCACTTCCGTCACAGCCCTACCGCAGGACTCTGTGGGCGGAGTGTGCCCTTACTCACGAGGAGAGATGAACCTTGAAGTTCTTTCTGGACACGGCGGACATCGCCGAGATCGAAGAGGCTGCTAGCTGGGGCGTGCTGGCAGGCGTTACCACCAACCCCACGCTCTACGCTCGTACCGGCGGCAAGCTCGCCGACTTCCACGCGCACCTCAAGCGCATCTGTGACATCTGCGATGGTCCGGTCAGCGGCGAGAGCGTCGGCCTGACCCGCGATGAGATCGTCCGAGAGGGCGAGGAGCTCGCTGCGATCGCTCCCAACCTCATCGTCAAGGTCCCCACGATGCCCGAGGGCCTCGCTGCGACCAAGACCCTTTCGGATCGCGGCATCAAGGTGAACATGACGCTGTGCTTCACCGTCCCGCAGGCGATTCTCGCCGCCCGCTCGGGCGCCAGCTACGTCTCGCCGTTCGTCGGCCGCTTCGATGACATCTCCGAGGATGGCATCGCCCAGCTCAACGACGTGGTCGTTGCGCTGAACAACTACGACTTCGGTCACGACGTCGAGGTCATCGCAGCCTCGATCCGCTCGGCAAACCACGTTACACAGGCGGCACTCATGGGCGCGGACATCGCGACTGTGCCGTTCTCGGTACTCAAGAACCTGGTGAAGCATCCGCTCACCGACCGCGGCCTGGAATCGTTCCTCGCCGACTGGGAGAAAGTGAAGAACGCATGAGTGCTCGTCCCCGTAAGCGCGGCCGCAGAGGCGGCGGACAGCCCGGTGGTGGCCAGGAGGCCCCCAAGCCGTCGATCAAGCGCGAAGACCTTGAGGCGCTGAAGGTAGCCGACCTCAAGACGATGGCCACTGAACTGGGCATCGACATCAAGGATCTCAAGAAGAAGGACCAGCTCATCGATGCGGTCCTTGAAGCGAAGGTCAAGTCCGAGGGCTTCATCGAGATCAGCGGCATCCTCGACGTGTTGCCCGAAGGGTATGGTTTCGTCCGCACCAGTGGCTACCTGCCCGGCGATCACGACGTCTATGTTTCGATGTCGGCCGTTCGTCGCAACGAGCTTCGCCGAGGCGACCTCATCAAGGGTCAGGTGCGCCCGCCCAAGGACAACGAGAAGTATCCGGCGCTGCAGCGCCTTGATGCGGTCAACGACCTTGACCCGCTCACTGCGAAGGGCCGCAAGAAGTTCGCCGACCTCACGCCGGTGTACCCGGATGAGCGACTCCGTATGGAGCACGGCAAGGAGTTCATGACGGCGCGAACCATCGACATGGTCGCTCCCATCGGCAAAGGTCAGCGCGGGCTCATCGTCTCGCCGCCGAAGGCCGGCAAGACGACCGTCCTGAAGGATATCGCCGCAGCAATCAGCGCCAACAATCCTGAAGTCCACCTCATGTGCCTGCTCGTCGACGAGCGGCCTGAGGAAGTAACGGACATGGAGCGTTCGATCCACGGCGAAGTCGTGAGCTCGACGTTCGACATGCCCTCCGAGCAGCACATCGCCGTCGCCGAGCTCGTGATGGAGCGCGCGAAGCGCCTCGTCGAGAGCGGCAACGACGTCGTCATTCTGCTCGACTCGATCACGCGTCTCGCGCGTGCGTACAACCTCGCCACCCCGGCGAGCGGCCGAATCCTGTCCGGTGGTGTCGACTCGCAGGCGCTCTACCCGCCCAAGAAGTTCTTCGGCGCGGCGCGCAACATCGAGTTCGGTGGCTCACTCACCATCCTCGCGACCGCGCTCGTCGATACCGGATCCAAGATGGACGAGGTCATCTTCGAGGAGTTCAAGGGCACCGGCAACATGGAGCTCCGCCTCGATCGCGGTCTTGCAGACCGCCGCATCTTCCCGGCCATCGACGTCATCACGTCGGGCACCCGCAAGGAAGAGCTGCTGCTCGATCCTGCCGAGGCGCCGTTCGTGTGGGGCGTCCGTCGCATCCTTCACGGCATCGACAGCGCCGAGCGGGCGATGGACATGCTCATCAAGGGCCTCAAGCAGACCACGAGCAATCAGGAGTTTCTGGTGCGGATGGCCAAGCAGGCACAGGGCAAGAACGGCATCGAGGTCTAACGCGCACGATCACCCAAGATTCTCGTTGCCCACGGCTCCGGGCGGTGCTACACTACGCGGGCTGTCCTCAGGCTTGGTCGGAAACCAAGCCGCTATCGGAGGTGTCTTGTAATGAAGCAGGGAATCCATCCGGAGTACGTGGAGTGCAAGGTCCACTGCTCGTGCGGTAACACGTTCATGACTCACTCGACCAAGCCGGAGCTGCACGTCGAACTGTGCTCCGAGTGCCACCCGTTCTACACGGGCAAGCAGAAGTTCGTCGACACCGGTGGACGCGTGCAGCGCTTCGCCGACAAGTTCGGTAACGCCGCCGCCGCCGCTCTCGAGCGCGAGGCCGCCGACAAGGCCGCTCGTCAGAAGGCCGCCGAAGAGGCCGCCTACGCCGCGAAGGCCGAGCGCGAGGCCAAGGAGGCCGTCAAGGCTGAGAAGGCTGCTCGCTTCGAGACCCGCGCCGACAAGTTCGAGGCTGAGGCTGCCGCAGAGGCCGCCGCC encodes:
- a CDS encoding N-acetyltransferase; amino-acid sequence: MTPGVASGGTVLIRHATDADIEGLLAVERAAFAGDSEAKLVVDLLGDPSAAPIINLVAENNGEIVGHVMFTRARIDGSGAGVEATVLAPLAVAPAAQGTGVGGALARAGIAAATERGIELVFVLGHIDYYPRFGFAPALKLGLRAPYPIDPAVEAAWMVLETRPGLLGTVRGNVVCADAMMHPEMWRE
- a CDS encoding arginine--tRNA ligase; this translates as MSDEHGSSARYAGCHRESTHLRRCASCRPVPRRGGALPACSRFGYPCWSNRTTAEKDLAAVKAAISTLVASAVQAAIAAGELPLAEAPEPALERPRDVANGDWATTVAMRCAKQAGMNPRQIAEIVVGHMAGHPDIDALEIAGPGFINIRLSPHALQRVLVEARTQATDFGRSDAGAGRKVQVEFVSANPVGPMHVGHGRWAALGDSMARVLEHAGWKAEREFYINDAGVQMDIFAKSVSARYLELCGDTVVFEDDWYQGAYIMEIAREIFEAEGPKWRESAPEQREAHFKEQAYVAVLEHLKHVLHGMGVDFDVWFSERTLHETGAGGDTAIVRAIGALRTAGYIYDHEGAVWFRSTDFGDDKDRVLVKADGDYTYFAADIAYHKNKFDRGFDRVINIWGADHHGYVVRMKAACSALGHDGQLDVVIGQLVNLYRNGEAVRMSKRTGEMVTFEELLEEVGADAARYWFLRRSTDQQVDFDIELARTQSADNPVFYVQYAHARICSILRKAAGDEIAERHATIAALAAEFVRGDADLSLLTEEAELSLMRKLSEFAEIVEGAARDLAPHRLTHYAEDLAAAFHQFYTLCRVMTDDAELTAARLYAIDALRNTLETVLGLLGVSAPERM
- a CDS encoding PDZ domain-containing protein, translating into PQPAYQTPPAPARPPAPPVPPLAPPAPPYASEQAEPFGEQPLPVCDYTTESDEPCEEPAQEKRWAGASVVIAAALGAIVGGVFVAGTLVWVVGMLPGMRSPLAARTTSASTVQSVTISPSAIGTGTAEVVATKVVPSVVNIKLRQQVTNPYTGAVSTRSAGNGSGVIIRSDGYVLTNNHVIEGADDVLVTVGLEDKPAKVIGIDPSTDLAVLKIEGTDYPAIEMGSSKDLRVGQFVMAVGSPFGLEKTVTSGIISALQRSEQVQAGYNDLTTYTNLIQTDAAINPGNSGGALVDELGRLVGVNTLIQSPSGGVGAAQSAGIGFAIPADFAASIAEQLISTGKASHPYMGVTTQTIDERIAEQYQLPVKNGAIVAFVQPDGPADKAGVAAGDIITSIGDTQIGSVADTFAAIRAHKIGDTVTVEAMRDETARTFQVTLGSDAAPQ
- the rlmH gene encoding 23S rRNA (pseudouridine(1915)-N(3))-methyltransferase RlmH, which encodes MKITLVAVGRLKERFWKDAADEYLKRLTPYASVNVVEIADRDSGRDASRALSEEGADILRAIPESAHVIALDVSGASISSEGFSAKLDKLALDGRSSVAFVIGGSVGLDAPVIARADERLSLGAMTLPHNLARIVLLEQIYRAFRISRNEPYHK
- a CDS encoding type II toxin-antitoxin system VapC family toxin, with the protein product MIGAAQCIVVDASIGVKWFLAEHEHNVEHALRLLELNGAGQIMLHAPSHMRLEIMNALVSRRAPTPEILTAAHDLEAFAVEWHDIDEALSFEAVALASSHSLTVYDAAYLALAHRLDAGLVTADRALAHAAADRLVQIVDFKPDA
- a CDS encoding homoserine dehydrogenase, yielding MRTIRVGLIGLGTVGSGVIEILKRHRADFTRRAGVDIELARFADRETSRFAELGLDPAACTTDAFALIDDPSLDVVIELIGGTGVARDVVLTALGSGKSVVTANKALMASSGEEVMEAAEKNGVDIAFEASVGGGIPIIGPLKHSLTGNEITAVMGIVNGTTNYMLTRMAENDLDYATALAEAQAKGFAEADPTADVDGHDAAAKIAILASIAFNSRVVIGQVPVEGIRSLAPEDIAYAREMGYAIKLLAVARRMDDGIDVRVHPTMIRDSHPLASVNGVYNAIYVVGDAVGETMFFGEGAGSLPAASAVVGDLVEVARRIQAGCAPIVGCTCTEELPVRDMAHLSTEYYVRLNVADKSGVLAAVATVFGQHDVSIGSVIQKRAEGGVAQIVYVTHLAREADVRAALAEIEALDVVDSIASVIRVEDL